In Clostridium sp. JN-1, one genomic interval encodes:
- a CDS encoding FtsQ-type POTRA domain-containing protein, giving the protein MGLLLKKTDNELILRRRRRIRLKKLIMAFILLVSLCVILCLKLPYFNISNIEVYGSKNIPKSSIIESSKIYYGNNIFYVNSRSAANNILSNPYMSNVNIDRKFPSTIQINVKERQAFFYVMADNKYFVIDENGILLEKRNDVSNMKLIKLNGINLGKKEIGKPVENGDKRKIDIINSLSNIFKDSSIASNITLVDVSNSIDLKVYYRNICIKLGDEENIEQRFNRALNIIQKQQLQDANGYINVSFNGNPVFFIQN; this is encoded by the coding sequence ATGGGATTATTATTAAAAAAAACGGATAATGAATTAATCCTAAGGCGCAGGAGACGTATAAGATTAAAAAAGTTAATTATGGCATTTATATTGTTAGTATCTTTATGTGTTATACTTTGTTTGAAGCTCCCGTACTTCAATATAAGTAATATTGAGGTTTATGGGAGTAAAAATATTCCTAAAAGTAGTATAATTGAGTCATCTAAAATATATTACGGTAATAATATATTTTATGTTAATTCTAGAAGTGCTGCCAACAATATTTTAAGTAATCCGTATATGTCAAATGTAAATATAGATAGAAAGTTTCCTTCTACAATACAAATAAATGTAAAAGAGAGACAAGCATTTTTTTATGTTATGGCAGACAACAAATATTTCGTTATAGATGAAAATGGAATTTTGCTTGAAAAAAGAAATGATGTAAGTAACATGAAGTTAATTAAATTAAATGGCATTAATTTAGGTAAAAAAGAAATTGGTAAGCCCGTTGAAAATGGCGATAAGAGGAAGATAGATATTATAAATTCCCTATCTAATATATTTAAAGATAGCAGCATAGCATCTAATATTACTTTAGTTGATGTAAGCAATTCTATTGACTTAAAAGTGTATTATAGGAACATATGCATAAAACTTGGGGATGAAGAAAATATTGAGCAAAGGTTCAATAGGGCTTTAAATATAATTCAGAAACAACAATTACAAGATGCAAATGGATACATTAATGTAAGTTTTAATGGCAATCCTGTATTTTTCATTCAAAATTAG
- a CDS encoding DUF881 domain-containing protein — MRKVSSQISIAVVCGILGFMLAYQFKALMKQDNAFNLSNKNSTDVTVEIEQYKKEKDELNSKINTLENQIKNYEEAAAGKSDATKNLLKEVEDSRILTGSTDVTGPGIIIYLTPNNALFGNDNLNDHITDKHLVYLVNELRFAGAEAISINDIRIVSRTGIRSAGNYILINDEKISPSSKIVIQAIGDEKLLNSAMSFPEVFADFKGLCDVKFEKSDNINIKKCNKTYKFEYAKPVS; from the coding sequence ATGCGTAAAGTTAGTTCTCAAATTAGTATAGCTGTAGTTTGTGGAATATTAGGATTTATGCTTGCATATCAGTTCAAAGCTTTGATGAAACAAGATAATGCTTTTAATTTATCCAATAAGAACAGCACAGATGTTACTGTAGAAATTGAACAGTATAAAAAAGAAAAAGATGAACTGAATTCTAAAATAAATACTTTGGAAAATCAAATTAAAAATTATGAAGAAGCAGCTGCAGGCAAGAGTGATGCCACTAAAAATCTCCTAAAGGAAGTTGAAGATAGCAGGATATTAACGGGATCTACTGATGTAACGGGACCTGGTATAATAATTTATTTGACACCAAATAATGCATTGTTTGGAAACGATAATTTAAATGATCATATAACAGATAAGCATCTTGTTTATTTAGTCAATGAATTAAGATTTGCTGGTGCAGAAGCTATATCTATAAATGATATAAGGATTGTTTCAAGGACAGGAATTAGAAGTGCAGGTAATTACATTTTGATAAATGATGAAAAAATATCACCATCATCTAAAATAGTTATACAAGCTATTGGAGATGAAAAATTATTAAATAGTGCCATGAGTTTTCCAGAAGTCTTTGCAGATTTCAAAGGATTATGTGACGTTAAATTTGAAAAATCTGATAATATTAATATAAAAAAATGTAATAAAACTTATAAGTTTGAATATGCAAAACCAGTAAGTTAA
- a CDS encoding small basic family protein produces the protein MLGFIGLIIGIILGIVWNVNIPDKFSPYMSVAILACLDSVFGAVKGSLLKNFQADIFISGFFGNAVLAAALAYLGDKLGVPIYLAAVIVFGGRIFDNFAAIRRLLIEKARSRQ, from the coding sequence TTGCTAGGATTTATTGGACTTATAATAGGAATTATTCTAGGTATTGTATGGAATGTAAATATTCCTGATAAATTTTCTCCATATATGTCAGTTGCCATACTTGCTTGTTTGGATTCAGTTTTTGGAGCTGTAAAAGGAAGTCTGCTTAAAAATTTTCAAGCTGATATATTTATATCTGGTTTTTTTGGAAATGCTGTTTTAGCTGCAGCTCTTGCTTATCTTGGAGATAAATTAGGTGTTCCTATATATCTTGCTGCTGTAATAGTTTTTGGAGGAAGAATTTTTGATAATTTTGCAGCTATAAGAAGACTTTTGATAGAAAAAGCTAGATCACGGCAGTGA
- a CDS encoding DUF881 domain-containing protein yields MKSNEANIFVFIASIIIGILISMNISFRSKPNRVILNAKQYQDAYNYKNKLYNEVVGLINQYNGYSSKIKKYKSDSQSQEKITNNMKEELNENNILLGKVALEGQGIMITLDDASTAGAANQFEYQLRIIHNTDIIQIINDLKNSGAEAISLNGQRIIDRSEVYCSGPFLRINGVKIAAPFEIYAIGNKDVMYNYMVSNENYLKTLIMRKIKVNVQQLDNVKVPAYNGEEDIKFIKNES; encoded by the coding sequence ATGAAAAGTAATGAAGCTAATATATTTGTCTTTATAGCTTCTATAATAATAGGTATATTGATATCCATGAACATCAGTTTTAGAAGTAAACCCAACAGGGTGATTTTGAATGCCAAACAATATCAAGATGCTTATAATTATAAAAATAAACTTTATAATGAGGTAGTTGGACTTATTAATCAGTATAATGGTTATTCATCTAAAATTAAAAAGTATAAAAGTGATAGTCAGAGTCAGGAAAAAATTACGAATAATATGAAGGAAGAATTAAATGAGAATAATATTTTGTTAGGTAAAGTTGCACTCGAGGGTCAGGGAATAATGATAACTCTAGATGATGCAAGTACAGCAGGTGCTGCTAATCAGTTTGAATATCAACTTAGAATTATACATAACACTGATATAATACAGATTATAAATGATTTAAAGAATTCTGGTGCTGAAGCCATATCATTAAATGGACAGAGAATTATAGATAGAAGTGAAGTATATTGCAGCGGTCCATTTTTAAGGATAAATGGTGTAAAAATAGCAGCTCCTTTTGAAATCTATGCAATTGGGAATAAAGATGTAATGTATAATTATATGGTATCTAACGAAAACTATCTAAAAACTTTAATTATGAGAAAGATAAAGGTAAATGTGCAGCAACTTGATAATGTTAAAGTTCCAGCGTATAACGGAGAAGAAGATATAAAATTTATAAAGAATGAAAGTTAG
- a CDS encoding YggS family pyridoxal phosphate-dependent enzyme produces MSIEENIKTVKNNLPEGVTLIAVSKTKPACDIQEAYDLGVRDFGENKVQELVDKYDKLPHDIRWHLIGHLQRNKVKYIVGKVHLIHSLDSVRLLNEIEKQYKQSNAVCNALIQINIGKEDSKTGIYLENLEELIKNCEQCTNVKIKGLMAVIPKGNEEICRNYFRQMKDIFESLRQRKFKNIEMKILSMGMTHDYQYAIEEGSNMVRVGEGIFGKRNYNNK; encoded by the coding sequence TTGTCAATTGAGGAAAATATTAAAACTGTTAAAAATAATTTGCCTGAAGGGGTAACTTTAATAGCTGTTTCTAAAACCAAGCCTGCATGTGATATACAAGAAGCGTATGACTTAGGTGTTAGAGATTTTGGTGAGAATAAAGTACAAGAGCTTGTAGATAAATATGATAAGCTGCCGCATGATATAAGATGGCATTTAATAGGGCATCTTCAGAGAAATAAGGTAAAGTACATTGTTGGAAAAGTACACCTCATTCATTCGTTAGACAGTGTACGATTATTGAATGAAATAGAAAAGCAGTACAAACAAAGTAATGCAGTTTGCAATGCTTTAATCCAAATAAATATTGGAAAAGAAGATAGCAAGACAGGAATCTACTTAGAAAATTTAGAAGAATTAATAAAGAATTGTGAACAATGCACGAATGTTAAGATTAAAGGACTTATGGCTGTAATTCCAAAGGGAAATGAAGAAATTTGTAGAAATTACTTTAGGCAAATGAAGGATATATTTGAAAGCTTACGCCAAAGAAAGTTTAAAAACATAGAGATGAAAATTTTATCTATGGGTATGACCCACGATTATCAGTATGCAATAGAGGAGGGCTCTAATATGGTAAGAGTTGGGGAAGGTATATTTGGAAAGAGAAATTATAACAATAAATAG
- the sepF gene encoding cell division protein SepF, producing MAGKVLNKMMGLLGLEDDLDDEEIEETEDSVEQKKAANDDLFVEPVVSTSKKQNKVVSIHTTISAKVKIVKPTSYEEAADICDELKNRKILVINTTDLETRTAQRLLDFMGGSSYALGGDLEEVEKGVYILSPSTVEVSNDFKNELSTKGIFGWNK from the coding sequence ATGGCTGGTAAAGTACTAAATAAAATGATGGGACTTTTGGGATTGGAAGATGACTTGGATGATGAAGAAATAGAAGAAACTGAAGATAGTGTAGAACAGAAAAAGGCAGCAAATGACGATCTTTTTGTAGAGCCCGTTGTATCAACTTCAAAAAAACAAAATAAGGTTGTAAGTATACATACTACGATTTCAGCAAAAGTTAAAATTGTAAAGCCAACTAGCTACGAAGAAGCAGCTGACATATGTGACGAGCTTAAAAACAGAAAAATTTTAGTTATAAATACTACGGATTTGGAAACAAGAACAGCACAGAGACTCTTAGATTTTATGGGTGGTTCAAGTTATGCATTAGGTGGAGATTTAGAAGAAGTTGAAAAAGGAGTTTATATATTATCACCATCAACTGTAGAAGTAAGTAATGATTTTAAAAATGAACTATCAACTAAGGGGATTTTTGGCTGGAACAAATAA
- a CDS encoding YggT family protein: MIGGTLSIALSLLFRFIEIAIILDVIFSWIMPGRSNVLLDIIHVFTEPFMIPGRKIQEKIIPGFRIDFSPILALLILDLLERIVFSIL, translated from the coding sequence ATGATAGGTGGTACTTTAAGTATAGCATTGTCTTTATTGTTTAGATTTATAGAAATAGCTATAATATTAGATGTGATATTTTCATGGATTATGCCGGGGAGAAGTAATGTTCTTCTTGACATAATTCATGTGTTTACTGAACCATTTATGATTCCAGGGAGAAAAATTCAAGAAAAAATTATACCTGGTTTCAGAATTGATTTTTCACCAATATTAGCTCTGCTCATATTGGATTTACTGGAAAGGATAGTATTTAGTATATTATGA
- a CDS encoding YlmH/Sll1252 family protein produces MNKKTFMGKMKSAGDNIASNIYEKVLLAQNINKTVYMTEFSTPNVWKILEDISHELNIGVYSYGIFEDAQRKMIAFSYDDVLDYPITLMRIDKKSKFCKLKHRDYLGAIMSLGIKREKFGDLIVKGDSCYLAVQCEIADYIRMNLTAIGKSPCEVSILNINDCEIPVYDFQDIVVNVSSLRVDCVISSLCNISRNKAEDLIRSDKVLINYSRNFKRDSILKCDCILTISGYGKYKLVEDIGWTGSGKTKILIKKFI; encoded by the coding sequence ATGAATAAAAAGACTTTTATGGGTAAGATGAAATCTGCAGGCGATAATATAGCTTCTAATATCTATGAAAAAGTTCTTTTGGCTCAAAATATAAATAAAACAGTATATATGACTGAATTTTCAACACCTAATGTGTGGAAGATACTCGAAGATATTTCCCATGAACTCAATATAGGAGTTTATAGTTATGGAATATTTGAAGATGCACAGAGAAAGATGATAGCTTTTTCTTATGATGATGTACTTGACTATCCTATAACTCTTATGAGGATAGACAAGAAATCGAAATTTTGTAAGCTTAAGCATAGAGATTATCTTGGTGCAATTATGTCACTTGGAATAAAGAGAGAAAAGTTTGGAGATTTGATTGTGAAAGGAGATTCATGCTATTTGGCAGTTCAATGTGAAATTGCTGATTACATAAGGATGAATTTGACTGCCATAGGAAAATCTCCTTGTGAAGTAAGTATATTAAATATAAATGATTGTGAAATTCCCGTATACGACTTTCAAGATATTGTTGTGAATGTTTCCTCTCTTAGAGTTGATTGTGTAATTAGTTCTTTGTGTAATATATCAAGAAATAAAGCAGAAGATTTAATTAGAAGCGATAAAGTACTTATAAATTATTCGAGAAATTTTAAAAGGGATAGTATTTTAAAATGTGATTGTATATTAACTATAAGTGGATATGGAAAATATAAATTAGTAGAAGATATAGGATGGACAGGCAGTGGAAAAACTAAAATTTTGATAAAAAAATTTATTTGA
- a CDS encoding DivIVA domain-containing protein, which yields MGITSMEITEKDFKKVLRGYSVDEVDEFLDNVSEDYEAICRENSSLKEKLGNIQEKVDHYNKMENTIQNTLLLAQNASEQTRENAKKESELIIKNANEAAQRIIDKAHSDIIQINDEFEKVKQDFCKFRTKYRGFITSQLEMFDDMEKEFVKNYNIGYETNENTNENAIVECEKRSISDDTLHEKEIEEVSDDKNSNSQVNVTDDEDLDDKDAVSGFLNDENELQEIKNFFVKG from the coding sequence ATGGGAATTACATCTATGGAAATAACAGAAAAAGATTTTAAAAAAGTTTTAAGAGGTTATAGTGTAGACGAGGTAGATGAATTTTTAGATAATGTATCTGAAGATTATGAAGCTATTTGTAGGGAAAATTCAAGTTTAAAAGAAAAGCTGGGAAATATACAAGAAAAGGTAGATCATTATAACAAAATGGAAAATACTATACAAAATACTTTGCTTTTAGCGCAAAATGCTTCAGAGCAAACTAGGGAAAATGCTAAGAAGGAAAGTGAGCTTATAATAAAGAATGCAAATGAAGCTGCACAGAGAATAATTGATAAAGCTCATAGTGATATAATACAGATAAATGATGAATTTGAAAAAGTTAAACAGGATTTTTGTAAATTTAGAACTAAGTACAGAGGTTTTATAACTTCTCAATTAGAGATGTTTGATGACATGGAAAAGGAATTTGTTAAAAACTATAACATAGGTTATGAAACTAATGAGAATACAAATGAGAATGCAATTGTAGAATGTGAAAAAAGAAGTATAAGTGATGATACTTTACATGAAAAGGAAATAGAAGAGGTTTCAGATGATAAAAATTCAAATTCTCAAGTGAATGTTACAGATGATGAGGATTTAGATGATAAAGATGCAGTGTCTGGGTTTTTAAATGATGAAAATGAACTGCAGGAAATTAAGAATTTTTTTGTAAAAGGTTAG
- a CDS encoding 5'-methylthioadenosine/adenosylhomocysteine nucleosidase: MTIGIIGAMDEELELLLKEMKIEKSQVKANMTFNFGKLYNKNLVIVRCGIGKVNAAVCAQILIDDFNVDKIINVGIAGGIGKNVYPGDIVIADNLVQHDMDASGFGDPVGQVPRLDTFQFNCDDELICKAKKAFEKISDHKSFVGRIVTGDQFISDTCKIKWLNEKFDALACEMEGGSIAQVCHLNNVPFVVIRSISDNANNGAHMDYEKFAPIAIKNSTEILKNMLFD, translated from the coding sequence ATGACAATTGGAATAATAGGAGCAATGGATGAAGAGTTAGAATTGTTATTAAAAGAAATGAAAATAGAAAAGAGTCAAGTTAAAGCTAACATGACTTTTAATTTTGGAAAATTGTATAATAAAAATTTAGTTATAGTAAGGTGCGGAATAGGAAAGGTAAATGCAGCAGTTTGTGCACAAATTTTAATAGATGATTTTAATGTTGATAAAATCATAAACGTAGGCATTGCAGGCGGCATAGGAAAAAATGTATATCCCGGCGACATTGTTATTGCAGATAATTTAGTTCAGCATGATATGGATGCATCTGGATTTGGTGATCCTGTGGGACAAGTACCAAGGCTTGATACTTTTCAATTTAATTGTGATGATGAATTAATATGTAAAGCTAAAAAGGCGTTTGAAAAAATATCAGATCATAAGAGTTTTGTTGGAAGAATAGTAACGGGAGACCAATTTATATCTGATACATGTAAAATAAAGTGGCTAAATGAAAAATTTGATGCACTTGCATGTGAAATGGAAGGTGGAAGTATTGCTCAAGTTTGTCACTTGAATAATGTACCTTTTGTTGTAATAAGATCTATATCTGACAATGCAAATAATGGTGCTCACATGGATTATGAAAAATTTGCACCAATAGCCATTAAAAATTCTACTGAAATTTTGAAAAATATGCTTTTTGATTAA
- a CDS encoding TraR/DksA C4-type zinc finger protein gives MNDKLLQDFKDKLKKQRDAACDLLEQMEKNETIKSNNEIANELSLYDNHPADNAGPIYDRQRGMVLQKNETVIVKKIDEALHNIENGTYGMCKRCGKEIDTSRLEFVPYAEYCVDCQKILDSKKPSERNNRPPEEEVLKDTVDNGYDGYHDQVEFDMEDSYQSVGKFNRRKNIVEEYVDEDERYTDPIERISNGQYKSQLP, from the coding sequence ATGAATGATAAATTATTACAAGATTTCAAAGATAAATTAAAAAAACAAAGAGATGCAGCATGTGATTTATTAGAACAAATGGAAAAGAATGAAACCATAAAGTCTAATAATGAAATAGCAAATGAGCTGTCCCTTTATGACAATCATCCTGCTGATAATGCCGGCCCAATATATGATAGGCAAAGAGGGATGGTTCTCCAAAAAAATGAGACAGTTATAGTAAAAAAAATAGATGAAGCACTTCATAATATAGAAAATGGAACTTATGGAATGTGTAAAAGATGTGGAAAGGAAATAGATACAAGTAGGCTGGAATTTGTTCCATATGCAGAGTATTGTGTTGACTGCCAGAAAATTCTTGACAGCAAAAAACCCAGCGAAAGAAATAATAGACCTCCGGAAGAAGAAGTACTTAAGGATACTGTGGATAATGGATACGATGGATATCATGATCAAGTAGAATTTGATATGGAAGACAGTTACCAGTCAGTTGGAAAATTTAATAGAAGAAAAAATATAGTTGAAGAATATGTGGATGAAGATGAAAGGTATACTGATCCTATAGAGAGGATAAGTAATGGTCAATATAAAAGCCAACTGCCTTAG
- the lspA gene encoding signal peptidase II, giving the protein MEFLFIVLVLILDRLTKLWALNVLTAVPEIVVIKNFLSFSYLENRGAAFGILQNKVSLLVIVTLVVVIGIIYYLIKYKPSSRLLKLSLSLIIGGALGNLFDRIFYKYVVDFILIHYKDVFYFPTFNAADMAVVIGTFLLIFYLIKEDENGK; this is encoded by the coding sequence ATGGAATTTTTATTTATTGTACTAGTATTGATATTAGATAGATTAACAAAATTGTGGGCTCTAAATGTGCTTACAGCAGTTCCAGAAATAGTTGTTATTAAAAACTTTCTAAGTTTTTCATATTTAGAAAATAGAGGCGCCGCATTTGGTATATTACAAAATAAAGTATCTCTCTTAGTTATAGTTACACTTGTGGTAGTTATAGGAATTATATATTATCTTATAAAATACAAGCCTAGTTCAAGATTATTAAAATTAAGTTTATCACTTATAATAGGAGGAGCACTTGGAAATTTATTTGACAGGATATTTTATAAGTATGTAGTAGATTTTATATTGATACATTATAAGGATGTATTTTATTTTCCAACATTTAATGCAGCTGACATGGCGGTAGTTATAGGTACTTTTTTGCTTATATTTTACTTAATAAAGGAAGATGAAAATGGAAAATAA
- a CDS encoding RluA family pseudouridine synthase, whose product MENKRFVVDNDFNNKRLDIFLTKCIDDKSRSHIQGLISDGMVKVNGIVKKSNYKLKQEDSVEITIPDPVSLNIEPEDIKLDILYEDSDLIVVNKPQGMIVHPAPGVYSGTLVNALLNHCKDLSGINGVMRPGIVHRIDKDTSGVLVAAKNDNAHNKLAYQFKEHSITREYLALTEGIVKEDGTIDAPLGRHPVDRIKIAVVNNGRRAVTHYSVLEKFKKNTLIKCVLETGRTHQIRVHMSYIGHPLVGDPVYGYKKQRFNLKGQILHARKLGFIHPTKNEYMEFEIDIPPYFKRILNILRSELK is encoded by the coding sequence ATGGAAAATAAAAGGTTTGTCGTAGATAATGACTTTAACAATAAAAGATTAGACATATTTTTAACTAAGTGCATTGATGATAAGTCTAGATCTCATATTCAAGGACTTATATCAGATGGTATGGTAAAGGTAAATGGAATCGTAAAGAAGAGCAATTATAAGTTAAAGCAGGAAGATAGTGTAGAAATTACAATTCCTGATCCGGTTAGTTTAAATATAGAACCTGAAGATATAAAATTAGATATATTGTATGAAGATAGTGATTTAATAGTTGTGAATAAACCACAGGGGATGATAGTACACCCAGCTCCGGGAGTTTATAGTGGAACTTTAGTAAATGCACTTTTAAATCACTGTAAGGACTTATCTGGAATAAATGGAGTTATGAGACCTGGAATAGTTCATAGAATTGATAAGGATACATCAGGGGTTTTAGTAGCAGCTAAAAATGATAATGCACATAATAAATTAGCTTATCAATTTAAAGAACATTCAATTACCAGAGAATATTTAGCCTTAACTGAAGGGATTGTTAAAGAAGATGGAACTATAGATGCTCCACTTGGAAGGCATCCCGTAGATAGAATAAAAATTGCTGTTGTAAATAATGGAAGAAGGGCAGTAACTCATTATAGTGTCCTGGAAAAATTTAAGAAGAACACTCTTATAAAATGTGTTTTGGAAACAGGAAGAACACATCAAATAAGGGTACATATGTCTTATATAGGACATCCATTAGTAGGTGATCCCGTATACGGATATAAAAAGCAAAGATTTAATTTAAAAGGACAAATCCTTCATGCTAGAAAGTTAGGTTTTATACATCCTACTAAAAATGAATATATGGAGTTTGAAATTGATATTCCACCGTATTTTAAAAGAATTTTAAATATTTTACGATCGGAGTTGAAATGA
- the pyrR gene encoding bifunctional pyr operon transcriptional regulator/uracil phosphoribosyltransferase PyrR, translating to MQLKTVVLDDKGIRRTLTRISHEIIEKNKGVENIVLVGIRRRGYPIAERIAKIVESIEGVSLKVESVDITLYRDDLSKLNEQPVIKDMDLIDVENKKVILIDDVIYTGRTARAAIDAVMHAGRPKLIQLAVLIDRGHRELPIRPDYVGKNIPTSRTEMVSVELSEIDKEDSVKIYEL from the coding sequence ATGCAGCTTAAAACAGTTGTATTGGATGATAAGGGTATAAGGAGAACTTTAACAAGAATATCTCACGAGATAATAGAAAAAAATAAAGGCGTTGAAAATATTGTATTAGTGGGAATAAGGCGAAGAGGGTATCCTATAGCAGAGAGAATAGCTAAAATAGTAGAGAGTATAGAAGGAGTAAGCTTAAAAGTAGAAAGTGTAGATATAACTCTTTACAGAGATGACCTAAGTAAGTTAAATGAACAGCCCGTAATAAAAGATATGGATTTAATTGATGTAGAAAACAAAAAAGTAATATTAATTGATGATGTAATATACACAGGAAGAACAGCAAGAGCAGCTATTGATGCAGTTATGCATGCTGGAAGACCTAAACTTATACAATTAGCAGTATTAATAGATAGAGGTCATAGAGAATTACCTATAAGACCTGATTATGTTGGGAAAAACATTCCAACATCTAGAACAGAAATGGTTTCAGTAGAACTTTCAGAAATTGATAAAGAAGATTCTGTAAAAATATATGAGTTATAA
- the uraA gene encoding uracil permease encodes MKNYIDVEDKLPIIETIPLSFQHLFAMVGATILVPILTGMSPSIALFCSGVGTLLYILCTKAKLPAYIGSSFAFIAPMIAASKNYGPESMLSGVIAAGCVYIIVAVIIKFCGIKWLNRILSPVVVGSIVIVIGLSMAGTAINWAGLNLNFTNASLQSVPRWAWVTVSMVTLAVGIIGSMYFKGFLGVIPVLIAMITGYILALVLGVIPHSVIQTIAHTKFFRLPPFMMPKFNLSAMMLMAPVSFVTIAEHIGHIYVTNNVVGRDFTKDPGLHRSILGDGVATMFAGFVGGPPSTTYGENIGVMAITKVYSVWVIGGAAIIAIILSFIGPVSAIIENMPLPVMGGVSILLFGIIASSGFRIFVEDKIDFGEKRNLLIASVIIVLGVGGASLKFKFNGADVEIAGVALATLAGIILNLVLPQKSASEEVDNEEAPNEIEENEKAV; translated from the coding sequence ATGAAAAATTATATTGATGTAGAGGACAAATTACCGATAATTGAGACTATACCACTTAGCTTTCAGCATTTATTTGCTATGGTTGGTGCTACAATATTAGTTCCAATACTTACAGGAATGAGCCCATCTATTGCACTCTTTTGCAGTGGAGTTGGGACACTTTTATATATCTTATGTACTAAAGCAAAACTTCCAGCATATATAGGTTCATCCTTTGCTTTTATAGCACCTATGATTGCAGCTTCTAAAAATTATGGACCAGAGTCCATGCTTTCAGGAGTTATAGCAGCAGGTTGTGTTTATATAATAGTTGCAGTAATAATAAAGTTTTGTGGTATAAAGTGGTTAAATAGAATTTTGTCGCCAGTAGTAGTAGGATCTATTGTAATAGTTATAGGACTTAGTATGGCAGGAACAGCTATAAATTGGGCAGGATTAAATTTAAATTTTACTAATGCTTCGCTTCAAAGTGTTCCAAGATGGGCATGGGTAACTGTATCAATGGTTACTTTAGCGGTAGGCATAATTGGAAGTATGTATTTTAAAGGATTTTTAGGAGTTATACCGGTACTTATAGCTATGATAACAGGATATATTTTAGCACTTGTGCTTGGAGTAATACCACATAGTGTAATACAAACTATAGCACATACAAAATTTTTTAGGCTTCCGCCATTTATGATGCCAAAATTTAATTTAAGTGCAATGATGTTAATGGCTCCAGTATCTTTTGTAACAATAGCAGAGCATATAGGACATATATATGTTACAAATAACGTAGTAGGAAGAGATTTTACTAAAGATCCAGGACTTCACAGGTCAATATTAGGTGACGGTGTAGCTACAATGTTTGCAGGTTTTGTTGGAGGTCCTCCAAGTACAACTTATGGAGAAAATATAGGAGTTATGGCAATAACTAAAGTTTATAGTGTATGGGTTATAGGAGGAGCAGCTATAATAGCAATCATACTTTCCTTCATAGGACCTGTATCAGCAATAATAGAAAATATGCCTTTGCCAGTAATGGGCGGTGTCAGTATACTGCTATTTGGTATAATAGCGTCATCTGGATTTAGGATATTTGTTGAAGATAAGATAGACTTTGGTGAAAAAAGAAACTTATTGATTGCTTCAGTAATAATAGTACTTGGAGTAGGTGGAGCATCTTTGAAGTTTAAATTTAACGGTGCTGATGTAGAAATAGCTGGAGTAGCACTTGCAACTTTAGCTGGAATTATTTTAAACTTAGTATTACCTCAAAAAAGTGCATCTGAAGAAGTTGATAATGAAGAAGCCCCTAATGAGATAGAGGAAAATGAGAAAGCAGTATAA